Proteins from a genomic interval of Hydrogenophaga sp. PAMC20947:
- a CDS encoding response regulator transcription factor — MKILVIEDEQRIADFVCTGLREHGFDVTACDNGNAGFELARLGQHDAIVLDLMLPGRDGLSVLRGLRAEGVSTPVILLTARNELGDRIEGLNLGADDYLAKPFYVEELAARIQALLRRLSGDRQNTVQVGPFMLDCMARQVTGHGQTIELTSREFALIELLMRSAGRVLTRTQMLEHVWGYDFDPATNVVDACVQRIRRKIESIETGTGSASPIESVRGVGYRFRPMP; from the coding sequence ATGAAGATTTTGGTCATTGAGGACGAACAACGCATCGCAGATTTTGTATGTACGGGCTTGAGGGAGCATGGCTTTGACGTGACGGCCTGCGACAATGGCAACGCAGGCTTCGAGCTGGCCCGCCTTGGCCAACATGACGCGATCGTGCTGGATTTGATGCTGCCCGGGCGCGATGGACTGTCGGTGCTGCGGGGATTGCGCGCCGAGGGCGTCTCCACGCCGGTGATCTTGCTGACTGCGCGCAACGAGCTGGGTGACCGTATCGAAGGGCTCAACCTGGGCGCCGATGACTACCTGGCCAAACCGTTCTATGTGGAGGAGCTGGCTGCCCGGATCCAGGCCCTGCTGCGGCGGCTGTCCGGGGATCGGCAAAACACCGTTCAGGTCGGGCCGTTCATGCTCGACTGCATGGCGCGGCAGGTCACCGGCCATGGCCAGACGATCGAGCTCACCAGCCGCGAGTTTGCCCTCATCGAGTTGCTGATGCGCTCTGCGGGTCGCGTGCTGACGCGCACACAGATGCTTGAACACGTGTGGGGCTACGATTTTGATCCGGCCACGAATGTGGTGGATGCCTGTGTCCAGCGGATCCGCAGGAAGATCGAGTCCATTGAGACTGGCACGGGCAGCGCCTCGCCAATCGAGTCCGTCAGGGGCGTCGGCTACCGTTTCAGGCCAATGCCGTGA